A region of Dehalococcoidia bacterium DNA encodes the following proteins:
- a CDS encoding YHS domain-containing protein: MVKDPVCGMEVEPQTAPASTIYAGHVYYFCGEGCKNKFQQDPGRYILKGHR, encoded by the coding sequence ATGGTCAAGGACCCTGTATGTGGCATGGAAGTGGAGCCCCAGACGGCCCCTGCCTCCACCATATACGCTGGCCACGTATATTACTTCTGCGGTGAGGGGTGCAAGAACAAGTTCCAGCAGGACCCAGGGCGATATATTCTGAAAGGCCACCGCTAA